A stretch of DNA from Acanthopagrus latus isolate v.2019 chromosome 7, fAcaLat1.1, whole genome shotgun sequence:
ACCTCACGTTTGgagagtaagatgtgaaaatattttggctgtactcacttttttttcactcacagaTGTCCACATCCCCCTCAGTCCTCATCCCACACTTGCCCTCTGCCAGGTCTTCTGGTCCCTGAAGCCATAGTCTTGGTCAGAACCACTGTAAACCACCACCGCACTGTATCCTGTCATCAGAATGACCTCCATCGTTCTTGTCCACTCTCATGTCAGGATGCCAGATCCAGTAGAGTCGGGCCATGCTTGTGGTGACGGTCCACTGtctgagccatgagctaattagctaaccGTAAGCTAGCCACagccaagaaaaacaaggaaagaaGTTGTCGAATACTGGATATTGTACGCTGccttgtatgttttttaatctaCTAGTCATATTCTACAAATGACACCTTTTGAAACTTTAGATACATATGTTTAGGTATTTATGAGAAGTGGCGTTTCCATCATCCTAGGCTAGGCTAAAATGTCGAAGTAAGCATGCCAACACACCAGAACTATAATGGtaacatggaaaaataaaacctgccaaatgttagcatgttagcattgttatTGTGATTATGTTAGCACGCTGACCGTTGCATTTAAGTCCAAGCTACGCTACACAGCCTCACAGAGGGGCCAGCATGACCTTTAACCCCTGAGTCTTGTTGCTGGCGGCTTGTGCAAAATAACTTAAGCGCTTGTTTTTTGCTCTGCTGATAGGACCGAATGCAGTTATGGCACGATCAGTCCCACCGCTaccacacagagctgctggatttCAAGAAGCTAACCGTCGAGGCCATGGAGGGAATAAAGAACGAGCACGGCCTGCTGTTCAAGGACCTCGAAGGAGCTGCGCTGCGGGTGGACCGGGTCGAGCGAGAGATGGACTATGTGGAGACCCAGACTTCCCCTCGGGCCTGCGCGAACAAGGCGGACAAGGTGGTGGAGCAGGGAGCCTGGGGgctgcaggagagcagaggggaggaagaggaggaggacgaagacTGGGAGGAGCTGCACTCCAGAGTGTCTGGTGAGCTGCAGGGAAACGTCCTCCGCAGGATCTTTGATCTGTCATTTCCATTCACGACAGCCCCGTCAGAGCCTGTATAGGATATATAGGTTGTATGTTCTGCTTGAGGTTAAATTTAGAAATTCACATCACTCCAAGAATTACACCCACCCCACACTTTTTGCAGACTCGCTGTCTTGGAAAAGCCATGCCACTGGAAAATGGGAAACAAACACGGCGCTGTTACAAGTCATTTAACGGAGTGCTTTGAGTCAGTGGGCAGTCATGTTTTCCAGGAGAAATGTGGCCTCGTTCAACTCATTTATTTCAGCAGCGCCGCTCGTCTGTTTGTGCTGCCCGAGCACGACATTTGTCATGATGATCTTCAGATCCCCATAGAGCGCCGCGATAAACAACGCAGAGAAGTGACTGCTGCACTGAGTGGTTTACTCTGGATACACAGggacttatttaaaaaaaaaaaaaaagcttcacatTGAGaagttgtaaaacaaaaaacacatttttattccacgGGACGCGTCAGACTTTATATTGGCAGATTCCACCAAATGTGCACATTAAGCAAAAGATCTGCATGAACTAAATCCCACTgggaacattaaaaaaaaaaaaaaaagactcctcACACAAAGCGAATGAGGGAAAATATTGATTTCTGTATTATTCTCGCTGACTTAACAAGACGATCGATAACACATTAATTCAAGAATTATGCTGTAATAACTTAAAAGCTCAGAATCACAATGCTGCTCATGCTCCGTATAATCAGGGggatttttctctcatttcaaaCACATATTGGATGATAGCACAATGCAGCGTGAGTGGGCTCTCTCTGTTACTGTTTGTCAAATCTCCTGTTCCATCTGGagctgtgtctctgcagagaggagggacaggAAGCTGCCCCGAAGCTGCAGCGTTATTCTCCAAGCTCATGTTCGCAGGACTGAGCTGTGCACACAGTGAGCCATTGTGAACGTCTGTGAACTGACCTAAAACGAACTTTACCGCATTGTAACGGacctttttttccagatttGGGAGCATAATGCTAATTTCGCCCCCCGGACACACCGGGGGAACGTCCTTTGTTCGTGTACATGCATGAAAGCTCTGTATTATTAATCTTACTTCTTTTTACAAAAAGCATCCTCATGTTGTCTGTGCTGCACTAATACATCCTCTCATAATGAGGCTGTGTCCAATTTCCCCATGACTGCTTTGAATTTACCTTTTTCATGGTGAGCCAGATACTCGCTGCTGCAGGCGGCCTGATTTCTCAACGTTGGGTTGCAAATACAGATTTCATCTGAGGGAGAGCACTTCGCCGAAACATGTTAATGGAAACAAATTGATGCAGCTGAGGATCAGAATCCAGATGATGTAATTATGTTAACACACCTGTGAAATATGTGATTGTAGAGAGCGATAATGTAAAATATGGTGCAATGACGTGTAATTCAGGGGGGTGCGGATTGATGTTTCAACGATCACTCAGCTGCAACTCGATCGCCAGAACAAATGTTTGGCAGTGGACAAACCGCAGATACCGCAGTGTCATCGTGATCTGGTGAGAGTTCGGCACAACAACCACTCGGCGAGGGTGAGGGAGAGATCATGTTTTGACTTGAGCTGGAAATTGTTGTGAGGTCTCCcctgaaaatatccagtggtttcgGCCTTTTACAAATGTAGAAACACAGTCTGGCTCTGTGGTCGCAGGCTTCCCAGTCTGGTTGTCTCGCTTTAATTCCACCTCCATCCCCTCAGTGTCCTGATTATGAAAGTCAGCGATGGGAAATGTCAGCATTGTCGCCATGTATGACACAACTATTGTCGTCttggtatgtttttttcccGTACGTTTCTCCCACAGGGAAGGTATTTCTGTAACCCGGttgaagaaagaaatgtgtctcCTCATGTGCACCACAGCATATAATCTCTAGATATCTACAAGAATTgaccttttgttttgctttaatacAGATCTGAGGTCGTGAGGATGTCTGTTTTATTAGTCTTTCCAAAAGCGAAAAGCACAAGAGCTTCGCCTGCATGAGAGGAGTGTTTACcgctgtgtgtctctctgcacCGGCTGCATGTCCAGCTAACCAGCTCACAACCTAATAACAGCACTCTGACCTTATTTCTGAGGCCAAGGAGCACATCATGACTAACTGCATTAGTTTGTGGGTTTACGTAAGTAGTTATAAGTAATTACCAGGAGCATCTACCCTGTTGTTCCTGTGTTTGACTCATCCTGAGACATTGGTCTTGCTCTTTAGGCTCAGTCAGCTGATTGCTGATTACTATGAAAATCTGGCAGCCATCccaaagcagcagcacaacagaacAGTGAAAGGTAAACCTGAGCGTGGTTTATTTCTTTAAGCACAAAAGCATGATCCCCTTCCTTTGTggtctctctccctgcagactgTGTGGAAATCATCTCTGGCATCAGATCAGTGAAGATCCTGAAGAGAGTGGGGAGCCCCAAAGGCATGTGGACCAGAGACCCGAGGTCGTCCAAGGTTTACATCTTTAACGGGACGTCGGGAGACGTCGTCTACCAGTTCGACTCTGTCAGGGACTTCTCCCGCTCTCCTGGCGTCACCAGCAGCCGGCGACTCGCGCTTCCCTCCGATTGGATCGGTCCCGGCAGCGCGGTTTATAACGGCTACTTGTACTACATACAGCAGGAGGCTGATACGGACGTGCAGGTGGTCAAATACGACATGCTGAGTGGCTCGGTGACGGATGTCGCCATGTTCCCCGTGGAGAGCCACGCTGCTGTGTACGGCCTCAACCCAGAAACCGTAGCGGACCTGGCAGCCGACGACGAGGGCCTCTGGCTCCTGTACGCCACCAGCGACAGCGAGCCAAACATCTACCTCGCAAAGATGGACCCTGCCACGCTTGATATAGAGCAAATCTGGGACACGCGCTGCCCACGGGAGAACGCAGAGGCCGCTTTTATCGTCTGTGGGACCGTCTACGTGGTTTACAACACCCGCCTGGCCAGCCGCTCCCGGGTCCAGTGCATCTTTGACGTCAACGACATGGTGATCAGCGAGGAGGCCCCGCTGCTCTACTTTCCCAGGAGGTACGGATCCCACGCCAGTCTGAAATACAACCCCGAGGAGAGGCAGCTCTACGGCTGGGACGACGGTTACCAGATCATTTACAGACTGACCATGAAGAGGAAACTCCTGGTCTGACAGCGGGGGAGCGGCGGTGTCGTGTTTTTCAAAAGGCACAGGATGAAAAATAGGAGCAGCGAATTTGTTCCGAGATACGCCAAATTCTTTCCTGCAGTCGATTTAACACAGATCAGATGTAACATCACACATTTCTAAGGAAATCAAAGGGCTTTTGAACCGTTAGTCACTTATTTCATCCTCATCTCATGTGTGTAACATAACAGAAAGCACACGAAAATGCCACTCTGTTAATTAGAGGCTGTCTATgcggtgtgtctgtgtgtgtgtcctcctttcatttgatttgaccGTTTGATTCAAGCGAAATCTAATTTCCTTTTGCGcctcgctctccctctgctTGTTAAGCCAGCGCCTGCGTTTGTCACtgccagtttaaaaaaaataaacacacacacacagtgacgaGTGCATTTTGCATAAGTCTTTTAATCCAAGAAAACCAAAATCATGTCACAGAAACTGATAAACACATCACATCCCatgggaggaagaaaaaaaaaccaaaacaacaaactattttctctgctgttgattTTCAGACTCaatcaaacaaaagaagaaaagacagtttGTGGTGTAAAGACTGTAAATCTATTctcagtttacttttttttatcacacacTGGGTCGAGTCGTGATCACGAGTCTCCATTAATGATCTAAAAGGAACTTGTGTAATCAACTTTTTTGGTCTGAACTGAACGACTTGTTGATATCAATCACCAGAACAATTTTttcaaacgttttttttttttttttttctattagtacaaatacaaaaaaatgctcaataGAAAATTGGAAATTCAGTGCTATCGTAACAGTTGGAAGGGATACAAGATTCATATCaagaaacatttacaatattaggCAAAGCTAAAGGAGGGCTTAGAGAAACAGTCCGTTAACTGAGGCGATGGATTTAACAGGTCTCCTCAACTATGAAGGAACACACCACACTGTCAGAGAAACATATGACCATCGTAAAGCACATGAGGAGACAGaaaggttttatatatatatatatatatatatatatatttatttttattttcaaccacTTGATTCAAATCGTTACACTAAATTAAGAATTAAGAAGGAGGAATTTCACCATCGAAACAACTGTGTGAATCTCAAACGGTCTCAGGTTGACGGTGCCGATGCTGTGATGGATTTACGTCACGCGCTGACTCATCCTCTCTATAACAAGGCCCAATTAGAGAAATGCCGCCGCTCTGTAGACGCTGACCTGTCCACCCGTCAGCTGCCCCCGCGCCGTCGCCTCAGAAACCTCGCGTGCACACCGAGGCACTAAACAGCTCGCCACTCAAGGCGGAAATGCCGAAAACAGATCTGGCGTGGGGTGGTCTGCTGAATGCATCTGTTCCCTCCCGCCGATTTTCTCCCAGACATTTTCACAAACTCTGTGATATATGGAGTCTAACCGAGGGCAGCCCGAGCCAAAAGTATTACTCGCCCTCTCCGTCCGCTGAGCGAGGCACCGGCAGTCTAGACGAGCCGAAGCCGCTGCCAAGAACATTTTCACGTATCAGATTAAAGATGCTGCGGGGCTGCTGTTGAGATAACAGGGACGCTATTCAATAAATGGCTCTCATATCGAAAAGAAATTATCTGTACAAGCCTTACGAGTATAATCTGTGCATGTCTGCTGGCGGGTTTCTCCTGCCTCATATCACTCTGGCTCTCCAGATGAACATTTCCTGGCCACAAACGCTCCGATGGTATCTGCGCTCGCCAATTACAGAACACCAAATCTACTACAACTAGAAGGCTAACCTGAAACTTGAAGAAACCAAATTATAATGTTTAATGCAGAGATGTACGGAGCCTCGActgctgatatttttaaatcagaacTTTGAGAATGTTTGTGCAGCAAAAGGGTTTTAAAACTGTTTGCCACAATGTCGTGATAGCCTTtgtataaatattattttatatatatgctatattttcattgtttaaaacCAGTTGATTGAAACCAGTAACCTGACTATCAACATAAcatagaaacaataaaaatctaaataacaaAGCTGGCTCTCGCAGGTGATGAGAAAGTGGAATCAAAACAAATTCAGCAAGTAAATCATGACATGCGTGAAGCATCAGATCTGTGATGACGAGACTGTTTAATTccttaaataaaagtatgaaataaacacataaattcCATATTTCCATTGCATTTTCTACGTAGTTATATATCATTCGAGGTTCGACTAACACTCTCTCCTCATGTAATTTAGGGGAATAAGAGCCTCCAGCTGTTTATCTTGACCAATTCTATCAACCGTGTTAACggataaaaatgtatataataaatTCTGGCTCGCAACTGTGACCTAGAAACAAGCGTTTCTTGTTTGCCAGTTTATGTGCAGCTCAGTCTTCCACCTGTTACAGTCCAGTGCTCTGAACAGAAGACCTGGATGCTGACATTTTTAGGGTTTGTGCACTGTGcgacaaaacaaagaactgcTCTTCAAACTGATCTCCTCTTGTCTCTATTAAACAAACATCTGCTTATGAATTCAGACATTGTGTGCATGGTATAGGTCGATTGCTGGCGACTCCTGAAACAACATTTATCAATGTTCCCGAAACAACGTGACCATTGCCATAGCAGCGTATCAGTGGCATACGAACCGGATCACTTGCAGATTGTTTGGCTttaaacaggtaaaaaaaaactacttggttaggtttaggaaacatTGTGTTACTGTTTCTTCTGTAATTTTAGCTACATCATGAAAGTTACATTATTTAAGTGACCCAACTTCACGAGTTAGTTAGAAGCAGGGTTTGAGTTACGTGAATCTGGCCCGCTATCGCTGTAAAAGTCTGTTACTGagtggagaaagtcaccagactccctttgaaAAACGCTCAATTTTGAAATTTGTTGTatcaggagaaactttataaactttgtgtcTACACATTTTTAACTATGTGTGCCtacttgttcattcagcaaatgttacgcgtgaatatatttatttctttgcgtaaaaaacattgtgtccatttGTTCTCATGATGAAGTTGTGGGCctatatttgcatatagagcTGAGAAGTGAGATCCGATCACAAGCGTTCACTCATCacgctttctctttctctcacagaACACATTTGTTGTATTCGCTATTATCCAGTTGATCTTTTTCCGCCCTGACATTGGTTGCGGTTAATTTATTTTAGAGACCTCCACAAAGCTCAGATTATAACTCAGACCCTGGTTAAAAGAACTTAGTCGACTTACGTGGCTGCGTACTGAACGTTATCATGAGTCATAATTAGCTCCTGTTATAGTCGACCTGTATGGTTGTTTTCATATGCAGTTAAATTAAGAGTTTCCTCATGAAGGTCCAATTATTAAGAATTCCCAACTCCtcaacaaacactgactctTCGGGCCGGCAGCCGACCCGACCCacaatcccaaagcgtcagtgtttgatgagttgggaatgagactgagAACtaactttcttacaaactggacctttagCTCCAGATATTTTCGTTTTGTGTTTTAAGTTCTTATGTAAGACTCGCACAAGAGTTGTCTTGGTCTGGATGTTTTTACATCTTTATATACGGACTGGCGCTGGCTACACTATGAAGCCCAGAAACATTGGCTGTTGGCCCGTGCAGAGGCTTGATAGTCATCAATCAACAGCTGATAGGTTCCAGGATTGAATCACCTCATAAGTTCTCAGCCTTAAGTCACATCTTCTGCCCCTGTGTGCGCACATTTTAAATCCTTGGAAACTATCTATtacagcaaagcaaaaaaacaattttaaccAAATTATTCTAATACATTTTTCTCACCACAAAGCTATAGATTTAAAAGCTATAGATACATTACTGTTTTTCACCTGAACAGTTACAGGACCGTAATCTTGGCCTTAACTGGAAATTTTGTGCATTTTCTATCCGACAAAAACAAGTTATTGTAAATAAGAACAAACGATATGCAGGGACCCAATGAGGGACTCGTACAGACGTAAACTGATATGCAGTATTTTTCTCGATCACATCGAATGTCTCCGGAGATAATCCATCGGCCACATGTTGCAGATCAAACATCTGG
This window harbors:
- the olfml3a gene encoding olfactomedin-like protein 3B isoform X2 yields the protein MQLWHDQSHRYHTELLDFKKLTVEAMEGIKNEHGLLFKDLEGAALRVDRVEREMDYVETQTSPRACANKADKVVEQGAWGLQESRGEEEEEDEDWEELHSRVSDCVEIISGIRSVKILKRVGSPKGMWTRDPRSSKVYIFNGTSGDVVYQFDSVRDFSRSPGVTSSRRLALPSDWIGPGSAVYNGYLYYIQQEADTDVQVVKYDMLSGSVTDVAMFPVESHAAVYGLNPETVADLAADDEGLWLLYATSDSEPNIYLAKMDPATLDIEQIWDTRCPRENAEAAFIVCGTVYVVYNTRLASRSRVQCIFDVNDMVISEEAPLLYFPRRYGSHASLKYNPEERQLYGWDDGYQIIYRLTMKRKLLV
- the olfml3a gene encoding olfactomedin-like protein 3B isoform X1, coding for MKLVLVLLVSTAWTFTGAQYYYQGLMDYLENRLLAIEDRMQLWHDQSHRYHTELLDFKKLTVEAMEGIKNEHGLLFKDLEGAALRVDRVEREMDYVETQTSPRACANKADKVVEQGAWGLQESRGEEEEEDEDWEELHSRVSDCVEIISGIRSVKILKRVGSPKGMWTRDPRSSKVYIFNGTSGDVVYQFDSVRDFSRSPGVTSSRRLALPSDWIGPGSAVYNGYLYYIQQEADTDVQVVKYDMLSGSVTDVAMFPVESHAAVYGLNPETVADLAADDEGLWLLYATSDSEPNIYLAKMDPATLDIEQIWDTRCPRENAEAAFIVCGTVYVVYNTRLASRSRVQCIFDVNDMVISEEAPLLYFPRRYGSHASLKYNPEERQLYGWDDGYQIIYRLTMKRKLLV